In the Telopea speciosissima isolate NSW1024214 ecotype Mountain lineage chromosome 2, Tspe_v1, whole genome shotgun sequence genome, one interval contains:
- the LOC122650782 gene encoding UPF0481 protein At3g47200-like — MNERASISIERSEKRKVIMENPNEASRGSSSTAPAIIVDESERSTVVMERPPKWLLPILVALEPHQPETKEHIHKVPPFLHGIEKHKGCFDPMMVSIGPYHHGKKELEEVEKLKASIAKEFIDKDIDKLDWFEEVARNARLCYDADANDNNDDNNSNNNNDGKFTRMMFLDGCFILHFIWCMGKNKLNETKLRAHQLPFVLGDLFLLENQLPFLVLQALMDFKGSISDWEDCIQKFVTNSRLNLDGSSHLTSFKINDRHPHLLHLLHKVLAAGEEKIEFQKKLGHTFRSVIELKTGGIEFKKSESGRLKDVELQVHRCYADLFLPQLVIDDLAKAKLLNLVAYEACPNGPTDDSIVTSYICFLDALIDHAEDVKKLRSQQILINLLGSDQEVADLFNELARKLVPSPSNYTTVMDQIEDCYTSKWFKWAREIRSTHFSSPLTAVASIVAAVIIILTFAQAYFAVFPRGGGGGDENRRTPKPSRKIHYS; from the coding sequence ATGAATGAAAGAGCTTCTATTAGCATTGAGAGGTCAGAGAAAAGAAAGGTTATCATGGAAAATCCAAATGAAGCTAGCAGAGGCAGTAGTAGTACCGCACCTGCCATTATAGTTGATGAGAGTGAAAGATCTACTGTGGTCATGGAGAGACCTCCAAAGTGGCTGCTGCCGATACTAGTTGCGCTAGAACCCCATCAACCTGAAACAAAGGAGCATATACATAAGGTTCCACCATTCCTGCATGGCATTGAAAAACACAAAGGCTGCTTTGATCCCATGATGGTCTCTATCGGTCCTTACCACCATGGGAAAAAAGAGCTCGAAGAAGTAGAGAAGCTCAAGGCTTCAATAGCAAAGGAGTTCATCGACAAAGACATTGACAAATTAGACTGGTTTGAGGAAGTGGCTCGCAATGCAAGGTTGTGTTATGACGCCGACGCCAACGACAACAACGAcgacaacaacagcaacaacaacaacgatGGTAAATTCACGCGCATGATGTTCCTGGATGGTTGTTTCATTCTTCATTTCATTTGGTGTATGGGAAAGAATAAGCTCAATGAAACGAAGCTGAGGGCTCATCAACTACCCTTCGTTTTAGGGGACTTGTTCTTGCTGGAGAACCAACTGCCCTTTCTAGTTCTTCAGGCCTTAATGGACTTCAAAGGTAGCATAAGTGACTGGGAAGATTGCATCCAAAAATTTGTAACAAATAGTCGACTTAACCTCGACGGCTCCAGCCACTTGACATCTTTCAAGATAAATGATAGACATCCTCACCTCCTTCACCTACTCCACAAGGTGCTCGCTGCTGGTGAAGAAAAGATTGAATTTCAAAAAAAACTGGGGCATACGTTCCGTTCGGTCATTGAGTTAAAAACAGGAGGGATCGAGTTCAAGAAAAGCGAAAGTGGAAGGTTAAAAGATGTCGAATTACAAGTTCATCGCTGTTATGCAGACTTGTTTCTTCCTCAACTTGTTATTGATGACTTAGCCAAAGCCAAATTGTTGAACTTGGTAGCATATGAAGCATGCCCTAATGGCCCAACTGACGACTCTATAGTCACTTCATACATATGTTTCCTGGATGCACTCATTGATCATGCTGAAGATGTGAAAAAGCTGCGGTCACAGCAAATACTCATCAATCTCCTTGGCAGCGACCAAGAAGTGGCTGATCTCTTCAATGAATTGGCAAGGAAATTGGTGCCAAGCCCAAGTAACTATACTACTGTTATGGACCAAATTGAGGATTGCTACACGTCCAAGTGGTTTAAATGGGCACGCGAAATTAGGAGCACACATTTCAGTAGCCCCTTGACCGCAGTTGCATCCATTGTTGCAGCAGTAATTATCATTCTCACCTTTGCGCAGGCTTACTTTGCTGTATTcccaagaggaggaggaggcggcgATGAGAATCGGAGAACTCCAAAACCTTCGAGGAAAATTCATTACAGCTGA
- the LOC122650783 gene encoding UPF0481 protein At3g47200-like — translation MNERASISIERSEKRKVIMENPNEASRGSSSTAPAIIVDESERSTVVMERPPKWLLPILVALETHQPETKEHIHKVPPFLHGIEKHKGCFDPMMVSIGPYHHGKKELEEVEKLKASIAKEFIDKDIDKLDWFEEVARNNKLNETKLRAHQLPFVLGDLFLLENQLPFLVLQALMDFKGNISDWEDCIQKFVTDSRLNLDGSSHLTSFKINDRHPHLLHLLHKVLAAGEEKIEFQKKLGHTFRSVIELKTGGIEFKKSESGRLKDVELQVHRCYADLFLPQLVIDDLAKAKLLNLVAYEACPNGPTDDSIVTSYICFLDALIDHAEDVKKLRSQQILINLLGSDQEVADLFNELAIKLVPSPSNYTTVMDQIEDCYTSKWFKWAREIRSTHFSSPLTAVASIVAAVIIILTFAQAYFAVFPRGGGGGDENRRTPKPSRKIHYS, via the exons ATGAATGAAAGAGCTTCTATTAGCATTGAGAGGTCAGAGAAAAGAAAGGTTATCATGGAAAATCCAAATGAAGCTAGCAGAGGCAGTAGTAGTACCGCACCTGCCATTATAGTTGATGAGAGTGAAAGATCTACTGTGGTCATGGAGAGACCTCCAAAGTGGCTGCTGCCGATACTAGTTGCGCTAGAAACCCATCAACCTGAAACAAAGGAGCATATACATAAGGTTCCACCATTCCTGCATGGCATTGAAAAACACAAAGGCTGCTTTGATCCCATGATGGTCTCTATCGGTCCTTACCACCATGGGAAAAAAGAGCTCGAAGAAGTAGAGAAGCTCAAGGCTTCAATAGCAAAGGAGTTCATCGACAAAGACATTGACAAATTAGACTGGTTTGAGGAAGTGGCTCGCAAT AATAAGCTCAATGAAACGAAGCTGAGGGCTCATCAACTACCCTTCGTTTTAGGGGACTTGTTCTTGCTGGAGAACCAACTGCCCTTTCTAGTTCTTCAGGCCTTAATGGACTTCAAAGGTAACATAAGTGACTGGGAAGATTGCATCCAAAAATTTGTAACAGATAGTCGACTTAACCTCGACGGCTCCAGCCACTTGACATCTTTCAAGATAAATGATAGACATCCTCACCTCCTTCACCTACTCCACAAGGTGCTCGCTGCTGGTGAAGAGAAGATTGAATTTCAAAAAAAACTGGGGCATACGTTCCGTTCGGTCATTGAGTTAAAAACAGGAGGGATCGAGTTCAAGAAAAGCGAAAGTGGAAGGTTAAAAGATGTCGAATTACAAGTTCATCGCTGTTATGCAGACTTGTTTCTTCCTCAACTTGTTATTGATGACTTAGCCAAAGCCAAATTGTTGAACTTGGTAGCATATGAAGCATGCCCTAATGGCCCAACTGACGACTCTATAGTCACTTCATACATATGTTTCCTGGATGCACTCATTGATCATGCTGAAGATGTGAAAAAGCTGCGGTCACAGCAAATACTCATCAATCTCCTTGGCAGCGACCAAGAAGTGGCTGATCTCTTCAATGAATTGGCAATCAAATTGGTGCCAAGCCCAAGTAACTATACTACTGTTATGGACCAAATTGAGGATTGCTACACGTCCAAGTGGTTTAAATGGGCACGTGAAATTAGGAGCACACATTTCAGTAGCCCCTTGACCGCAGTTGCATCCATTGTTGCAGCAGTAATTATCATTCTCACCTTTGCGCAGGCTTACTTTGCTGTATTcccaagaggaggaggaggcggcgATGAGAATCGGAGAACTCCAAAACCTTCGAGGAAAATTCATTACAGCTGA